One Rhodobacteraceae bacterium M385 genomic region harbors:
- a CDS encoding DUF2125 domain-containing protein, translating to MKRLSSTISLLALAIASPALADTSAAELWAEWQAQAEATGQTMSAEVSETGTGLTLTNVTTQFADENVSTNGVIDQIDLIENPDGTVSVALSELYTLTFTFEIDEGDPPANIELLVRHENLDIQISGDAGARVYTYAADQISLHEGRLWGGDGEPPEVNLEMIISDLASTYSITGTDPETMRFSSAATAGGMSMELDIAPSNASGRFKTGLHIGAMTSSSEGTLISLTSMNQFDSALPEGFELSGTTTYGPLSLEMMFEENADGFSATYSNDGGSIGVSISPNAMAYDVAASGASAYIEGTDIPVPVELSVGSSELALSFPLAAGDTPQDMGIRLGVQDFVVGESLLSMVDPASALPRDPMSLLLDTTGQVQLFMDLVNINPEEMTGPPGELRAVTVNELSLSVGGASLTGSGDFSFAPNQMIPVPVGAAELELSGGNALLDALIAGGLVPNEQGAFIRGAANVFARPGAAPDTLETTVEFGANGSITANGIPLQ from the coding sequence ATGAAACGACTTTCTTCTACGATTTCCCTGCTGGCACTGGCTATCGCCTCGCCCGCGCTGGCAGATACCTCTGCGGCAGAACTGTGGGCTGAATGGCAAGCCCAAGCCGAAGCCACCGGTCAGACCATGAGCGCCGAAGTCTCTGAGACGGGCACAGGCCTGACCCTGACGAATGTCACCACGCAATTTGCCGACGAGAACGTCTCGACCAATGGTGTGATTGATCAAATTGACCTGATCGAGAACCCCGACGGCACCGTATCTGTCGCCCTATCCGAGCTTTATACGCTGACCTTCACCTTTGAGATTGATGAAGGCGACCCCCCCGCCAATATCGAGCTTCTGGTGCGCCACGAGAACCTTGATATCCAGATTTCAGGCGATGCCGGGGCGCGGGTTTATACCTATGCGGCCGATCAAATCAGCCTTCACGAAGGTCGTCTTTGGGGCGGGGATGGAGAGCCGCCAGAGGTCAATTTGGAGATGATAATCTCGGACCTTGCCTCCACCTACAGCATCACCGGTACAGACCCGGAAACCATGCGATTTTCGTCTGCGGCCACAGCGGGCGGTATGTCGATGGAGTTGGATATTGCCCCATCGAACGCATCGGGTCGCTTCAAGACCGGCTTGCACATTGGCGCGATGACATCCAGCAGCGAAGGCACGCTAATATCGTTGACCAGTATGAACCAATTCGACAGCGCCCTGCCTGAAGGGTTCGAGCTTTCCGGCACAACGACCTATGGCCCTCTCAGCCTTGAGATGATGTTTGAAGAAAACGCCGATGGCTTTTCGGCCACATACAGCAACGACGGCGGCAGCATCGGTGTGTCGATCTCTCCTAATGCGATGGCCTACGATGTCGCGGCTTCGGGGGCGAGCGCCTACATTGAAGGGACGGACATCCCGGTTCCGGTAGAGCTTTCTGTCGGGTCCAGCGAATTGGCCCTGTCCTTCCCCCTCGCCGCCGGTGACACGCCGCAAGACATGGGGATTCGCCTTGGCGTCCAGGATTTTGTGGTCGGCGAGAGCCTGCTCAGCATGGTTGATCCCGCCAGCGCCCTGCCCCGCGATCCGATGAGCCTTCTGCTGGACACCACAGGGCAGGTGCAATTGTTCATGGACCTCGTGAACATCAACCCCGAAGAGATGACCGGCCCTCCCGGTGAATTGCGTGCGGTGACCGTGAACGAGTTGAGCCTTTCGGTTGGGGGCGCATCCCTGACCGGATCGGGGGATTTCAGCTTTGCACCGAACCAAATGATCCCCGTGCCCGTGGGCGCGGCCGAGCTGGAGCTTTCTGGCGGCAACGCCCTTCTGGATGCGCTTATCGCGGGCGGTTTGGTGCCGAACGAACAGGGCGCGTTCATTCGGGGGGCGGCCAATGTCTTTGCTCGCCCCGGCGCGGCACCTGATACGTTGGAGACAACGGTGGAATTCGGGGCCAATGGCTCCATCACCGCTAACGGTATTCCACTGCAATAA
- a CDS encoding SDR family oxidoreductase: MAHVVEGKVVAITGASRGIGAAAAREFAALGAKVVLLARSRDAIAELAGEIGENALAVPCDVARYWEVEAAFNAAVQTFGSLDVIINNAGVIEPVARIEDSDPDAWGQVIDINLKGTFNGVRAALPHMGKGGTILNISSGAATNPLEGWSHYCASKAAALMLTRSVHKEMGDKGIRALGLSPGTVATQMQVEIKATGMNPVAALEWSDHIPPEWPAKTLAWMCTEAADGYLGGDISLRDEGIRAAVGLS; encoded by the coding sequence ATGGCGCATGTGGTAGAAGGAAAAGTCGTGGCAATCACCGGGGCAAGCCGCGGCATTGGCGCAGCGGCGGCCCGCGAATTTGCGGCTTTGGGCGCGAAGGTGGTGCTGCTGGCCCGCTCGCGGGACGCGATCGCGGAATTGGCGGGCGAAATCGGCGAAAACGCCCTCGCCGTGCCCTGCGATGTCGCCCGTTATTGGGAGGTGGAGGCCGCCTTCAACGCCGCCGTGCAGACCTTCGGCTCCCTCGATGTGATCATCAACAACGCGGGCGTGATCGAGCCTGTGGCCCGCATTGAGGATTCCGACCCTGATGCTTGGGGCCAGGTGATCGACATCAACCTCAAAGGCACCTTCAACGGGGTCCGCGCAGCGCTGCCACATATGGGCAAGGGCGGCACGATCTTGAACATATCTTCCGGGGCGGCGACCAATCCGCTTGAGGGCTGGTCCCATTATTGCGCCTCCAAGGCGGCGGCGCTGATGCTGACCCGGTCCGTGCACAAGGAGATGGGGGATAAGGGCATCCGCGCCTTGGGCCTGTCGCCCGGCACGGTCGCCACGCAAATGCAGGTGGAAATCAAAGCCACCGGTATGAACCCCGTTGCCGCATTGGAATGGTCCGATCACATCCCGCCGGAATGGCCCGCCAAAACCCTGGCCTGGATGTGCACCGAGGCCGCTGATGGGTATCTTGGCGGCGACATATCCCTACGTGATGAAGGCATCCGCGCGGCTGTGGGCCTCTCGTGA
- a CDS encoding enoyl-CoA hydratase/isomerase family protein, with protein sequence MIDVLDEGGLRIVTLNRPHKANSLTADMLSELVRVFAESQSAHALILTGAGDKVFSAGADLQEAHAGLATSPLWEQASSALAALPCLTIAALNGTLAGGAFGMALACDIRLSSPAASFFYPVAKLGFLPQPSDPARLTALIGPSRAKLILLASEKLSAQEALSFGLIDRICPPETLLPSARALCATSLAGAPANLHAIKTMIP encoded by the coding sequence GTGATCGACGTCTTGGATGAGGGTGGCCTGCGTATTGTCACCCTCAATCGCCCCCATAAGGCCAATTCCCTGACCGCCGATATGCTGAGCGAACTAGTCCGCGTCTTTGCTGAAAGCCAAAGCGCCCACGCCCTGATCCTGACCGGCGCGGGCGACAAAGTGTTCTCCGCCGGTGCCGATCTGCAAGAGGCCCACGCAGGCCTCGCCACCTCTCCGCTCTGGGAACAGGCCTCCTCCGCGCTCGCCGCACTGCCCTGCCTGACCATTGCTGCGCTCAACGGCACGCTCGCGGGCGGCGCATTCGGCATGGCACTGGCCTGTGATATCCGCCTCAGCTCGCCCGCCGCTTCCTTCTTCTACCCTGTCGCCAAACTAGGTTTTCTGCCGCAACCCTCTGACCCGGCCCGCCTCACCGCCCTAATCGGACCGTCCCGTGCGAAACTCATCCTCCTCGCCTCGGAGAAACTTTCCGCCCAAGAAGCCCTCTCCTTCGGCCTGATCGACCGGATCTGCCCACCCGAAACCCTCCTCCCTTCCGCTCGTGCTCTTTGTGCAACTTCCCTTGCAGGCGCCCCCGCAAACCTTCATGCCATCAAAACGATGATCCCCTAA
- a CDS encoding TIGR03862 family flavoprotein produces the protein MPLDALVIGSGPAGLMAAETLVKAGRKVTIIEAKPSAGRKFLMAGKSGLNLTKDEPFDAFIRAYGAAADWLYPMVSQLDPVEVMAFAEDLGQPVFTGTTGRVFPKAMKASPLLRAWLQRLDAQMFLRWRWTGFDGDALAFDTPDGPQTLSPKVTVLALGGASWSRLGSDGAWADILAAKGVSLAPFKPANMGLCVTWSDHMTAHLGTPLKNIALHAGDMRQRGEAVISHRGLEGGGIYAISSAVRDGAELTFDLLPDRPVEGLISRLKKRPKKQTLTKALTGLGLDPLKRALLQEFARPLPDDPAALAALIKALPVKHDGPRPMDEAISTAGGVPQSALTKGLMLEAIPGMFVAGEMLDWEAPTGGYLINGCFATGRWAGLHAAMY, from the coding sequence ATGCCCCTTGATGCCCTTGTCATCGGCTCCGGCCCCGCTGGCCTTATGGCGGCTGAAACCCTGGTGAAAGCGGGCCGTAAGGTCACGATCATCGAGGCAAAACCCTCGGCCGGGCGCAAATTTCTGATGGCAGGCAAATCCGGCCTCAATCTCACCAAGGATGAGCCGTTTGATGCCTTCATTCGTGCCTATGGGGCGGCAGCCGATTGGCTCTACCCCATGGTGTCGCAATTGGACCCGGTGGAGGTCATGGCCTTCGCCGAGGACCTTGGCCAACCCGTCTTTACTGGCACCACGGGGCGGGTGTTTCCCAAAGCCATGAAGGCCTCGCCCCTGCTGCGCGCTTGGTTGCAACGGCTGGACGCGCAGATGTTTCTGCGCTGGCGCTGGACCGGGTTTGACGGTGACGCGCTGGCCTTCGACACGCCGGATGGCCCGCAAACACTCTCGCCCAAGGTCACCGTCCTTGCCCTTGGCGGTGCCAGCTGGTCGCGGTTGGGTTCCGACGGTGCCTGGGCCGATATCTTGGCCGCGAAGGGTGTAAGTCTTGCGCCGTTCAAGCCCGCCAATATGGGCCTTTGCGTTACGTGGTCTGATCATATGACAGCGCATCTGGGCACGCCCCTGAAGAATATCGCCCTGCATGCTGGCGACATGCGCCAACGGGGGGAGGCTGTGATTTCCCACCGTGGCCTGGAAGGTGGCGGCATCTACGCCATTTCATCCGCCGTGCGAGACGGAGCCGAATTGACCTTTGACCTTTTGCCCGACCGCCCCGTCGAAGGCCTTATCTCTCGCCTCAAGAAACGCCCGAAGAAGCAGACCCTAACGAAAGCCCTCACCGGGTTGGGGCTCGATCCTCTCAAGCGCGCTTTGCTGCAAGAATTTGCGCGTCCTTTGCCCGATGATCCTGCGGCCCTAGCGGCACTGATCAAGGCGCTGCCCGTCAAGCATGACGGCCCGCGCCCGATGGACGAGGCGATTTCAACCGCCGGCGGTGTCCCGCAATCCGCGCTCACCAAGGGGCTGATGCTCGAAGCCATCCCCGGCATGTTCGTGGCCGGAGAGATGTTGGATTGGGAAGCGCCCACAGGCGGCTACTTGATTAACGGCTGTTTCGCCACGGGCCGATGGGCCGGATTGCACGCCGCGATGTACTAA
- a CDS encoding DNA polymerase III subunit delta yields the protein MKLSTRDANTYFKRPDTSAAGCLIFGDDAMRVALKRQDLMAALLGESAEEEMRLTRMTGADLRSDSAGLLDAVKAVGFFPGPRAVLVEGATDGLAKVFTTAFEEWQQGDAQIIATAGRLTAKSALRKVFEGNKLAYAAAIYDDPPGRAEIEDMLKAAEITDTDREAMTDLEALARSIGPGDFRQMIDKLGLYKRGDATPVMPADIEAVAPLTQEAELDDILHATAEAETGAIGPILVRLKQQGTTPVSLCIAALRHFRALHMAAAHPNGPAAGLQAMRPPVFGPRRDRMARQAGRWGRDALEAALSMLIETDLTLRSASTAPQMAVMERTLIRLAMLPGRGRR from the coding sequence ATGAAACTGTCCACCCGTGACGCCAACACCTACTTCAAACGCCCCGACACCTCGGCGGCGGGGTGTTTGATCTTTGGCGATGACGCCATGCGGGTCGCCTTGAAACGGCAGGATCTCATGGCCGCCCTTCTGGGTGAATCCGCGGAAGAGGAAATGCGCCTGACGCGGATGACCGGGGCTGACCTGCGCTCGGACAGTGCGGGACTACTGGATGCGGTGAAGGCAGTGGGCTTCTTTCCCGGTCCCCGTGCGGTCTTGGTCGAAGGCGCAACGGATGGTCTGGCCAAAGTCTTCACCACCGCGTTTGAGGAATGGCAGCAAGGTGACGCGCAAATCATCGCCACCGCCGGGCGGCTGACCGCAAAATCCGCCCTACGCAAAGTGTTTGAGGGCAACAAACTCGCCTATGCCGCCGCAATCTACGATGACCCGCCGGGACGCGCCGAGATTGAAGATATGCTCAAAGCTGCCGAGATCACCGACACGGACCGAGAGGCGATGACGGACCTAGAGGCGCTGGCGCGATCTATCGGGCCCGGCGATTTCCGCCAGATGATCGACAAGCTGGGGCTGTATAAACGCGGCGATGCGACGCCCGTGATGCCCGCCGATATCGAGGCCGTGGCCCCCCTGACCCAAGAGGCAGAGCTGGACGATATCCTCCACGCGACCGCCGAGGCAGAGACCGGCGCGATTGGCCCCATTCTGGTCCGCCTGAAACAACAGGGCACAACGCCGGTGTCGCTTTGCATTGCCGCGTTGCGCCACTTTCGGGCGTTGCACATGGCCGCCGCCCATCCCAACGGCCCCGCTGCGGGCCTGCAAGCGATGAGGCCCCCTGTCTTCGGCCCGCGCCGCGACCGGATGGCACGACAAGCAGGCCGCTGGGGTCGCGACGCGCTGGAAGCGGCGCTGTCGATGTTAATCGAGACGGATTTGACCCTGCGCTCCGCCAGCACCGCGCCGCAGATGGCGGTGATGGAGCGTACGTTGATCCGTCTGGCGATGCTACCGGGACGCGGCAGGCGCTAG
- the leuS gene encoding leucine--tRNA ligase, protein MSRYDPSEIEKKWQEAWDKAGTFTATMEGDRPKYYVLEMFPYPSGRIHIGHVRNYTMGDVIARFKKAMGHNVLHPMGFDAFGMPAENAAMANGGHPSDWTYANIETMVEQMKPLGFGIDWSRMFATCDAEYYGQQQALFLDFLDAGLIERKNAVVNWDPVDMTVLANEQVEDGKGWRSGAEVERKELTQWFFKISDYSDELLEALDGLDDWPAKVKLMQANWIGKSRGLQFAFGLVDPVGGHDRVEVYTTRPDTLLGASFVGISPDHPIAKQLEADNPEIKAFCDDCRKGGTTAAELETAEKRGFDTGLKVRHPFDTAAELPVYIANFILMDYGTGAIFGCPAHDERDLEFARKYDLPVVSTFVPVDDEGHMRPEDGGAAYVPPKPDPVRYIAGFAGDEVQTGNDAIDAAVTFCEEKGVGQGVTKFRLRDWGLSRQRYWGCPIPVVHCDACGVVPEKKENLPVELPYDVSFDVPGNPLDRHPTWRNTPCPSCGAPALRETDTMDTFVDSSWYFARFTAPRADTPTSAEEAAYWMNVDQYIGGIEHAILHLLYSRFFARAMHATGHLPAKAIEPFDALFTQGMVTHAIYKTEGADGRPVYHYPETVDLRDGGGFLEDGTRVDIIPSAKMSKSKNNVVDPVEIIKQYGADTARWFVLSDSPPERDVEWTASGAEAAYKHLGRVYALSTRIQEAAKTSDQMDEAADTELLREMHKAIRDVSNGVDSFGFNAAIAKLYAFTNTLSKSKASHSAQREAVMVLAQLMAPMTPHLSEDIWAQQGGEGLIANAPWPKADEAMLVESTVTLPIQINGKRKSEITVAKDASKEEVEKIALADDAVVKALDGAAPKKLIVVPGRIVNVVI, encoded by the coding sequence ATGTCCCGTTACGACCCCTCCGAGATTGAGAAGAAGTGGCAAGAAGCCTGGGACAAAGCCGGGACATTCACCGCCACGATGGAGGGCGACCGCCCCAAGTATTACGTGCTAGAGATGTTCCCCTACCCTTCGGGGCGCATCCACATCGGCCATGTGCGCAACTACACAATGGGCGACGTGATCGCGCGGTTTAAGAAGGCGATGGGCCACAACGTACTGCATCCCATGGGGTTTGACGCTTTCGGGATGCCCGCGGAAAACGCCGCAATGGCCAATGGCGGTCACCCCTCGGATTGGACCTACGCCAATATTGAAACGATGGTCGAGCAGATGAAGCCCCTTGGCTTTGGCATCGACTGGTCGCGCATGTTCGCCACCTGCGACGCGGAATACTACGGCCAGCAGCAGGCGCTGTTTCTGGATTTCCTCGATGCCGGGTTGATTGAACGCAAGAACGCCGTCGTGAACTGGGACCCGGTCGATATGACGGTTCTGGCGAACGAGCAGGTCGAAGACGGCAAGGGCTGGCGTTCCGGCGCAGAGGTCGAGCGGAAAGAGCTGACCCAGTGGTTCTTCAAGATCAGCGATTACTCCGATGAATTGTTGGAAGCGCTGGACGGGTTGGACGACTGGCCTGCAAAGGTGAAGCTGATGCAAGCCAACTGGATTGGCAAATCGCGCGGGCTTCAGTTTGCATTTGGTCTGGTGGACCCTGTGGGCGGCCATGACCGGGTCGAGGTTTACACAACCCGCCCCGATACCCTGTTGGGGGCCAGCTTCGTGGGGATCTCGCCCGATCATCCCATCGCCAAGCAGCTGGAAGCCGACAACCCCGAGATCAAAGCCTTCTGCGATGACTGCCGCAAAGGCGGCACCACCGCGGCCGAGCTGGAAACAGCCGAGAAACGCGGCTTCGATACCGGCCTGAAAGTGCGCCACCCCTTCGATACGGCGGCGGAATTGCCCGTCTACATCGCCAACTTCATCCTGATGGACTACGGCACCGGCGCGATTTTCGGCTGCCCGGCCCATGATGAACGCGATCTGGAGTTCGCCCGGAAGTACGACCTGCCCGTCGTCTCGACCTTTGTGCCGGTGGACGATGAAGGCCACATGCGCCCCGAGGATGGCGGCGCGGCTTACGTGCCACCCAAGCCCGACCCGGTGCGCTACATCGCGGGCTTCGCGGGCGATGAGGTGCAAACCGGCAACGACGCCATCGACGCTGCGGTGACATTCTGCGAGGAAAAAGGCGTGGGCCAGGGCGTCACCAAGTTCCGTCTGCGCGATTGGGGCCTGTCACGGCAGCGCTATTGGGGCTGCCCGATTCCCGTGGTCCATTGCGACGCCTGCGGCGTGGTCCCCGAGAAGAAAGAGAACCTGCCGGTCGAACTGCCCTACGACGTGTCTTTCGACGTTCCCGGCAACCCGCTGGACCGTCACCCCACATGGCGCAACACGCCTTGTCCGTCCTGTGGCGCACCTGCCCTGCGCGAAACCGACACGATGGATACTTTCGTCGATTCCAGCTGGTACTTCGCCCGCTTCACCGCGCCCCGTGCCGATACGCCCACATCAGCGGAGGAAGCCGCGTATTGGATGAACGTCGATCAATACATCGGCGGGATTGAGCACGCGATCCTGCACCTGCTCTATTCCCGTTTCTTCGCCCGCGCGATGCACGCCACAGGCCACCTGCCTGCCAAAGCGATCGAGCCGTTTGATGCGCTGTTTACCCAAGGCATGGTGACCCACGCGATTTACAAGACCGAAGGCGCCGATGGCCGCCCCGTTTATCACTACCCCGAAACCGTGGACCTGCGCGATGGCGGCGGTTTCCTGGAAGACGGCACCAGGGTGGACATCATCCCTTCGGCCAAAATGTCGAAGTCGAAAAACAACGTCGTCGATCCGGTTGAGATCATCAAACAATACGGCGCCGACACGGCTCGTTGGTTTGTCCTGTCCGACAGCCCTCCCGAACGGGACGTGGAATGGACAGCCTCGGGTGCGGAAGCGGCCTACAAGCATTTGGGCCGCGTCTATGCCCTGTCCACCCGCATTCAGGAAGCTGCGAAGACATCTGACCAGATGGATGAGGCGGCCGACACAGAACTGCTGCGTGAAATGCACAAAGCGATTCGTGATGTATCGAACGGGGTTGATAGCTTTGGCTTCAACGCCGCGATTGCGAAACTCTATGCCTTCACCAACACGCTCTCCAAGTCCAAGGCGTCCCATAGTGCGCAGCGCGAAGCCGTTATGGTTTTGGCGCAACTGATGGCCCCCATGACCCCGCATCTGTCGGAAGACATCTGGGCGCAACAAGGCGGCGAAGGGCTGATCGCCAACGCCCCTTGGCCCAAGGCCGACGAGGCAATGTTGGTGGAATCCACCGTAACCTTGCCCATTCAGATCAACGGAAAACGCAAGTCCGAGATCACTGTCGCCAAAGATGCCAGCAAGGAAGAGGTTGAAAAGATCGCGCTTGCAGACGACGCTGTGGTTAAGGCGCTTGATGGGGCCGCGCCGAAAAAGCTGATCGTTGTCCCCGGACGGATCGTGAATGTCGTTATTTAA
- a CDS encoding DUF3576 domain-containing protein: protein MLKRLANYLGAALIIGALTACGDYANDTEVANERLSQQGFLVDAERETIWDLFGNSDDPSVTVEVNRYLWRASLEILDFMPLEAADPFTGILVFDYATPPGGNRAYRATVYVSDPALEARSLRVALQGRGGSAVSRETARQVEDAILTRARQLRVADGNL from the coding sequence ATGTTGAAACGACTTGCAAACTATCTGGGCGCAGCCTTGATCATCGGGGCGCTTACCGCCTGTGGCGACTATGCCAACGACACCGAGGTCGCCAATGAACGGCTTTCGCAGCAAGGTTTCCTTGTAGATGCGGAACGTGAAACGATCTGGGATCTCTTCGGTAACAGCGATGACCCTTCGGTGACGGTGGAAGTGAACCGCTACCTTTGGCGCGCCTCGCTAGAGATTCTCGACTTCATGCCGTTGGAAGCCGCTGACCCGTTCACCGGCATCCTTGTGTTCGATTACGCCACACCGCCCGGCGGCAACCGCGCCTACCGCGCGACGGTCTATGTCAGCGACCCTGCGCTAGAGGCCCGGTCGTTGCGGGTTGCGCTGCAAGGGCGCGGCGGCTCTGCCGTTAGCCGAGAGACCGCGCGTCAGGTCGAAGATGCGATTCTCACACGCGCCCGTCAGCTGCGCGTTGCCGACGGCAACCTCTAG
- a CDS encoding porin, whose protein sequence is MHTQFGRSALGLSFSSEHKGKTMKKVLFASTALVATAGIASADIALSGSAEMGVVGGSGSTITQFHQDLDITFTMSGETDSGITFGAAVDLDEIAGGAGGAANDDWGTAVFISGDFGTLTLGDTDGGFDAGMVEVPAGPGSIDDAHTSHVGWNGNAGLDGAYDGQILSYSYSVSGFTITGSVEMDDDRLLAARTVAGVAVVAQPLNDGLQGDNIYGIGAQYTGSFGGGSYTIGAGYQTVNDIDAVTAGNQGYDVMGISAQVTLDSGLAVGINYSTISPDLAATDGTHMAIGASYAFDAITVGVNYGQYDWDAASLAADATGFGISAAYDLGGGLSAQLGYGSNDVTNANAGTTALGTSSMWSLGVAMSF, encoded by the coding sequence ATGCATACCCAATTCGGGCGTTCCGCTTTGGGGTTAAGTTTTTCAAGTGAACACAAGGGAAAAACCATGAAAAAGGTTCTCTTCGCATCCACAGCGCTCGTAGCGACTGCTGGTATTGCTTCCGCAGACATCGCTCTGTCCGGCTCCGCTGAAATGGGTGTTGTTGGTGGCTCCGGCTCCACAATCACTCAATTCCACCAAGACCTCGACATCACCTTCACGATGTCCGGCGAAACAGACAGCGGCATCACTTTCGGTGCAGCAGTTGACCTCGACGAAATCGCTGGCGGTGCCGGCGGCGCAGCCAACGATGACTGGGGCACAGCCGTATTCATCTCCGGCGACTTCGGTACGCTGACATTGGGCGACACCGACGGCGGCTTCGACGCTGGTATGGTTGAAGTTCCTGCGGGCCCAGGCTCCATCGACGACGCGCACACTTCGCACGTTGGTTGGAACGGTAACGCCGGCCTCGACGGCGCGTATGACGGTCAGATCCTGTCCTACTCCTACTCCGTATCCGGCTTCACCATCACTGGTTCGGTTGAGATGGACGACGATCGTCTTCTTGCCGCTCGTACTGTTGCAGGCGTAGCAGTAGTTGCTCAGCCTCTGAACGATGGTCTTCAGGGCGACAACATCTACGGCATCGGCGCGCAATACACTGGTTCCTTCGGTGGCGGTTCTTACACCATCGGTGCTGGTTACCAGACAGTTAACGACATCGACGCCGTTACTGCTGGCAATCAAGGCTACGACGTTATGGGTATCTCCGCTCAGGTTACTCTGGACTCCGGTCTGGCAGTGGGCATCAACTACTCCACGATCTCCCCTGACCTGGCAGCTACAGATGGCACGCACATGGCGATCGGCGCATCCTACGCGTTCGACGCAATCACCGTTGGCGTGAACTACGGTCAGTACGACTGGGACGCAGCCTCCTTGGCAGCTGACGCGACTGGTTTCGGCATCTCCGCAGCATACGACCTGGGTGGCGGTCTGTCCGCACAGCTCGGCTACGGTTCCAACGACGTAACCAACGCAAACGCAGGTACAACTGCACTGGGCACCTCCTCCATGTGGTCCCTGGGCGTTGCAATGTCCTTCTAA
- a CDS encoding YggS family pyridoxal phosphate-dependent enzyme, protein MSLVDITTRISACAQAHGRDPSDITLIAVSKVQPAERVEAVLTEGYRIFGENRVQEAQGRWPAFQAQFDGIDLHLIGPLQTNKARQAMEMFGTIHTVDRPKLAKTLARLAQERGDCPGLFIQVNTGEEPQKAGCLPSEADAFIAEARAMDLPVRGLMCIPPVEEEPSLHFALLAKIAARNGLDGLSMGMSADFETAIAQGATHIRVGSAIFGERVSS, encoded by the coding sequence ATGTCACTTGTCGATATCACCACCCGCATTTCCGCTTGCGCGCAGGCCCATGGCCGCGATCCAAGCGACATCACCCTGATTGCCGTGTCCAAAGTTCAGCCCGCCGAGCGGGTCGAAGCCGTGTTGACCGAGGGCTACCGCATTTTTGGCGAGAACCGCGTGCAAGAGGCGCAGGGCCGTTGGCCCGCGTTCCAGGCGCAGTTCGACGGGATTGACCTGCATCTGATCGGGCCGTTGCAAACCAACAAGGCCCGCCAAGCGATGGAGATGTTCGGCACCATCCACACCGTTGATCGCCCCAAGCTGGCCAAGACCCTTGCCCGCCTTGCCCAGGAACGCGGCGATTGCCCCGGCCTGTTTATTCAGGTGAACACGGGGGAGGAGCCTCAGAAAGCGGGATGCCTACCGTCCGAGGCCGATGCCTTTATCGCCGAAGCCCGCGCGATGGACCTGCCTGTGCGGGGGCTCATGTGCATCCCCCCGGTGGAGGAGGAACCCTCTCTCCACTTCGCGCTTCTGGCGAAAATCGCGGCACGTAACGGGTTGGACGGCCTGTCGATGGGCATGTCAGCGGATTTTGAAACAGCAATCGCCCAAGGCGCGACACATATTCGCGTGGGATCAGCGATCTTTGGGGAACGGGTGTCTTCGTAG
- a CDS encoding L,D-transpeptidase family protein, translating to MSPEDIVLTPMGLRFWGASLPYTVGRGGVVRDKREGDGGTPVGIHRIVGCLYRADRGPKPCHWAKPIGPNDLWSDDDTRAGYNLPTRRPFAGSAERLARGDSLYDIVLVTDWNWPDAQRGKGSAIFIHQWRGPFRKTEGCVAVSRANLRWMMPRIALGTRLVVPEAMAL from the coding sequence ATGAGCCCCGAAGACATCGTCCTGACCCCTATGGGCCTGCGGTTCTGGGGCGCTTCGCTGCCCTATACCGTGGGCCGGGGCGGCGTGGTGCGCGATAAACGTGAAGGCGATGGCGGTACGCCCGTGGGCATTCACCGCATCGTGGGCTGTCTCTACCGTGCGGATCGTGGCCCCAAGCCTTGCCATTGGGCCAAGCCGATTGGCCCTAATGATCTTTGGTCCGATGATGACACGCGCGCAGGCTATAATCTACCGACCCGCCGCCCCTTCGCCGGATCGGCGGAGCGTCTGGCCCGTGGTGATTCCCTTTACGACATCGTGCTGGTCACCGATTGGAACTGGCCCGATGCGCAGCGCGGCAAGGGATCAGCCATCTTCATACACCAATGGCGCGGCCCCTTCCGCAAGACCGAGGGCTGTGTGGCCGTCAGCCGGGCAAACCTGCGCTGGATGATGCCGCGCATCGCCCTTGGCACAAGGTTGGTCGTGCCCGAGGCGATGGCGTTGTAG